In Halorientalis sp. LT38, a genomic segment contains:
- a CDS encoding fumarylacetoacetate hydrolase family protein codes for MKLARADTPDGVVEGEYVDGVVETDDGSYEIGEEATLLAPCDPDALFCVGRNFGEKVEQMDYDVPDVPDWFIKPPHSLHPPEQPIPYPNWTEELTYAGELAAVIDEPCHEITEEEVDGVVRGYTILNDMDALDQERRTARKAFDGSGPLGPWIETDYEPVGKEMETHINGERRQHDNTENMFNKPRETIAFLSERYTFRAGDVISFGSPANPGLVEPGDEVEIRYEGIGTLRNEIE; via the coding sequence ATGAAACTCGCACGCGCTGACACGCCCGACGGCGTGGTCGAAGGCGAATACGTCGACGGCGTCGTCGAGACCGACGACGGCAGCTACGAGATCGGCGAGGAGGCGACCCTGCTCGCGCCCTGCGACCCCGACGCGCTGTTCTGCGTCGGCCGCAACTTCGGCGAGAAGGTCGAGCAGATGGACTACGACGTCCCCGACGTCCCGGACTGGTTCATCAAACCGCCGCACAGTCTCCATCCGCCGGAGCAACCCATCCCGTACCCGAACTGGACCGAGGAGTTGACCTACGCCGGGGAACTCGCGGCCGTGATCGACGAGCCCTGCCACGAGATCACCGAAGAGGAGGTCGACGGCGTGGTCCGGGGCTACACGATCCTAAACGACATGGACGCGCTCGACCAGGAGCGCCGGACGGCCAGAAAGGCCTTCGACGGCTCCGGCCCGCTCGGCCCCTGGATCGAGACCGACTACGAACCCGTCGGGAAGGAGATGGAGACCCACATCAACGGCGAGCGCCGCCAGCACGACAACACCGAGAACATGTTCAACAAGCCACGGGAGACCATCGCCTTCCTCAGCGAACGCTACACCTTCCGCGCCGGCGACGTGATCTCCTTCGGCAGTCCCGCCAACCCCGGCCTCGTGGAGCCGGGCGACGAAGTCGAAATCCGCTACGAGGGGATCGGCACGCTTCGAAACGAGATCGAGTGA
- a CDS encoding type II/IV secretion system ATPase subunit translates to MDRDSSRTTGGGGRKRDSSDSTATIEDQVNGENVTVSGADASTGSATDRETVSLAEAVDRHDAVALTAEDVGSDVIVWEDTTVVEIVAEVIEYFRTAELDADFADPPDEAFVADQFFDFEYLEHYEEVERTWLQKPFAYASILYDPTENEHLYHVSEPTLDAFERFVQQDLVALLRDNLLYRDFDGEQDRETLFQQEARTLILDHAATVDDGSLHKLLYYLLRDFIHYGPIDPMMRDGAIEDISCDGTDVPIFVYHRDYRDLKTNVSFSRERLDSFTFRLAQRSGKQMTVSSPLVDASLPNGSRVQLTLGGEVSTRGSNFTIRKFADVPYTPVDLITSNTFSVEQMAYFWLAIENNKSLIFAGGTGSGKTSSMNAVSFFIPPRSKVVSIEDTREIDLPHENWIQSVSRGGASADGRGDVSMFELLQAALRQRPEYLLVGEIRTEERVALTFFQAMSTGHTAYTTLHADTVETAMSRLRNPPLNVPVQMLQDLDIVSIQSQAFVDDRRVRRNRTVAEIEPGADDSTIDVEPIFSRDAASDTHERVGESRVLADIAEDRGWSAERLQRELEDRETVLGYLSDHGITGYDEVARAIHLYSRDPDRILAEVESAELDRQTLLDTGPDIDEISPTELGASDGFLNGS, encoded by the coding sequence ATGGATCGAGATTCTAGCAGAACAACCGGTGGTGGTGGACGAAAACGGGATTCTTCCGATTCCACGGCCACGATAGAAGACCAGGTTAATGGCGAAAACGTAACAGTTTCTGGGGCGGACGCGAGCACGGGGTCGGCCACCGACCGGGAGACCGTGTCGCTCGCCGAGGCGGTCGACCGCCACGATGCCGTCGCCCTGACAGCCGAGGACGTCGGGTCCGACGTCATCGTCTGGGAGGACACCACGGTGGTCGAGATCGTCGCCGAGGTAATCGAGTACTTCAGGACCGCGGAACTGGACGCCGACTTCGCCGATCCGCCGGACGAGGCGTTCGTCGCCGACCAGTTTTTCGACTTCGAGTACCTCGAGCACTACGAGGAGGTCGAGCGAACGTGGTTGCAGAAGCCGTTCGCCTACGCCTCGATCCTCTACGATCCCACGGAGAACGAGCACCTCTATCACGTCAGCGAACCCACGCTCGACGCGTTCGAGCGGTTCGTCCAGCAGGACCTGGTCGCCCTGCTGAGGGACAACCTGCTGTACCGCGACTTCGACGGGGAGCAGGACCGCGAGACCCTGTTCCAGCAGGAGGCGCGTACGCTGATCCTCGACCACGCCGCTACCGTCGACGACGGCTCGCTCCACAAACTCCTCTACTACCTCCTGCGGGACTTCATCCACTACGGGCCGATCGACCCGATGATGCGGGACGGGGCCATCGAGGACATTTCCTGTGACGGGACGGACGTGCCCATCTTCGTCTACCACCGCGACTACCGCGACCTGAAGACGAACGTCAGCTTCTCGCGGGAGCGACTGGACTCGTTCACGTTCCGGCTGGCACAGCGCTCGGGCAAGCAGATGACGGTCTCCAGCCCGCTGGTCGACGCCAGCCTGCCAAACGGTTCGCGCGTCCAGTTGACGCTGGGCGGTGAGGTGAGCACGCGCGGGTCGAACTTCACGATCCGGAAGTTCGCCGACGTGCCCTACACGCCGGTCGATCTCATCACCTCCAACACCTTCTCGGTCGAGCAGATGGCCTACTTCTGGCTCGCCATCGAGAACAACAAGAGCCTGATCTTCGCCGGCGGCACGGGGTCGGGGAAGACCTCGAGCATGAACGCCGTGTCGTTTTTCATCCCGCCCCGGAGCAAGGTCGTCTCCATCGAGGACACGCGAGAGATCGACCTTCCGCACGAGAACTGGATTCAGAGCGTCTCGCGCGGCGGCGCGTCGGCCGACGGACGGGGCGACGTCTCCATGTTCGAGTTGCTGCAGGCGGCGCTCCGACAGCGCCCGGAGTATCTGCTGGTCGGCGAGATCAGGACCGAAGAGCGGGTGGCGCTAACATTCTTCCAGGCGATGTCCACCGGGCACACGGCGTACACGACGTTGCACGCCGACACGGTCGAGACGGCGATGAGTCGCCTCCGGAATCCGCCGCTGAACGTCCCCGTCCAGATGCTACAGGATCTGGACATCGTCTCGATCCAGTCGCAGGCGTTCGTCGACGACCGGCGGGTGCGGCGCAACCGGACGGTCGCCGAGATCGAACCCGGCGCGGACGACTCGACGATCGACGTCGAACCGATCTTCAGCCGTGACGCCGCCAGCGACACGCACGAACGGGTCGGCGAGTCGCGCGTCCTCGCCGACATCGCCGAGGACCGTGGCTGGTCCGCCGAGCGCCTCCAGCGCGAACTCGAGGACCGCGAGACCGTGCTCGGGTACCTCTCGGACCACGGCATCACGGGGTACGACGAAGTGGCCCGGGCGATTCACCTCTACTCTCGCGACCCCGACCGCATCCTCGCGGAGGTCGAGTCGGCCGAACTCGACCGCCAGACGCTCTTGGACACCGGCCCGGACATCGACGAGATCTCGCCCACGGAACTGGGTGCCAGTGACGGGTTCCTGAACGGATCATGA
- a CDS encoding DUF192 domain-containing protein: protein MRLVHVADGTERTLATTVDLADSFVSQTVGLMGQSSLPDDYALVFEFGDPGYLYRLRDTVPRRAIHMLFVRTGLDVLWLRDDEVVKVATLSPWTGFGVAKADTVVELPAGNAEGVAVGDTVHLEREDESGTEPVDESGTEAEADEAVDAETSE, encoded by the coding sequence ATGCGCCTGGTTCACGTCGCCGACGGGACCGAGCGGACCCTGGCGACGACCGTCGACCTCGCCGACTCCTTCGTCTCCCAGACCGTCGGGCTGATGGGCCAGTCGTCGCTGCCCGACGACTACGCGCTGGTCTTCGAGTTCGGCGACCCCGGCTACCTCTACCGGCTTCGCGACACCGTCCCGCGCCGCGCGATCCACATGCTGTTCGTGCGGACGGGCCTCGACGTCCTCTGGCTCCGCGACGACGAGGTGGTGAAGGTCGCGACGCTCTCGCCGTGGACCGGGTTTGGCGTCGCCAAGGCCGACACCGTCGTCGAACTCCCCGCCGGCAACGCCGAAGGCGTCGCCGTCGGCGACACCGTCCATCTCGAGCGAGAGGACGAGAGCGGGACGGAACCGGTAGACGAGAGCGGGACGGAAGCCGAAGCCGACGAAGCAGTGGACGCCGAAACGAGCGAGTGA
- a CDS encoding gamma carbonic anhydrase family protein: protein MGDSRQYAFEGTSPEIDETARVSREATVVGDVTVAADASVWPGVVLRGDVGPVRVGTQSHVGDNAVLHAATVGEQVMVGHGAVLNDSAVRDGALVGFNSTVTESIIGERSIVASGTIVPEGYEVPARSFVRGMPATVTPLSETTIDPESVFEAYSSGDYTNLAQRHDDLFDGSDT, encoded by the coding sequence ATGGGTGACAGCCGCCAGTACGCGTTCGAGGGGACGAGCCCAGAGATCGACGAGACGGCACGCGTCAGCCGCGAGGCGACGGTCGTCGGGGACGTGACGGTCGCGGCCGACGCAAGCGTCTGGCCCGGGGTCGTCCTGCGGGGGGACGTGGGACCGGTCCGGGTCGGCACACAGTCACACGTCGGCGACAACGCCGTCCTGCACGCGGCGACGGTGGGCGAGCAGGTCATGGTCGGCCACGGCGCCGTCCTCAACGACTCGGCGGTACGGGACGGCGCCCTCGTCGGGTTCAACTCGACGGTGACCGAATCGATCATCGGCGAGCGGAGCATCGTCGCCTCCGGCACCATCGTCCCGGAGGGGTACGAGGTGCCCGCCAGGTCGTTCGTCCGGGGGATGCCGGCGACGGTGACGCCGCTCTCGGAGACGACTATCGACCCCGAGTCGGTCTTCGAGGCCTATAGCTCGGGGGACTACACGAACCTGGCCCAGCGCCACGACGACCTGTTCGATGGGTCGGACACCTAA
- a CDS encoding (R)-citramalate synthase, producing MTDSSFFGSHPQLRDLSDVDDVQFLDTTLRDGEQAPGVSLTPEEKARIARGLDRAEIDFIEAGSACTGAGERETIRRVTDLDLDATITSFCRGIKNDVDLALDCDVDGVTIVVPGSDKHIEKKVGTTPEENVQSTEELVAYAKDHDLWVEVIAEDGSRARVEYLEELMGASMDAGADRICYADTVGHATPDDTLERIKPMTELGPTSTHTHDDLGLAVTNALVSVAAGADLVHGTINGIGERAGNVALEEVAIALDHGYGVEPMDLTEVYDLAQLIARTTGVPLAPNKAVIGENAFTHESGIHTDGTLKDDTMYEPYPPEKVGRERRLVLGKHAGHAGVAAALEEHGIDADDDEIDQVVQRVKAIGDRGKRVTDADLLTIAEEVVGQDRERRVKLLEMTAASGSGTPTASVRVEVDGEERVASGHGDGPVDAAVSAVQAALGHAADASLDSYHVDAITGGTDAVVTVEVEMSRGDDSVTVAVSDADITRASVEAMVEAIDRLIANEPDQPLADD from the coding sequence GTGACAGACAGTAGCTTCTTCGGGAGCCACCCACAGCTCCGGGACCTGAGTGACGTCGACGACGTACAGTTTCTCGATACGACCCTGCGCGACGGCGAGCAGGCGCCGGGCGTCTCGCTGACGCCCGAGGAGAAAGCGCGCATCGCCCGCGGGCTCGATCGAGCCGAGATCGACTTCATCGAGGCCGGCAGCGCCTGCACCGGCGCGGGCGAGCGCGAGACGATCCGGCGCGTCACGGACCTCGACCTGGACGCGACGATCACGAGTTTCTGTCGCGGGATCAAAAACGACGTCGACCTCGCGCTGGATTGCGACGTCGACGGCGTCACGATCGTCGTCCCCGGCAGCGACAAACACATCGAGAAGAAAGTCGGGACGACGCCCGAGGAGAACGTCCAGAGCACGGAGGAACTGGTCGCCTACGCCAAGGACCACGACCTCTGGGTCGAGGTCATCGCCGAGGACGGCTCCCGGGCGCGAGTGGAGTACCTCGAAGAGCTGATGGGCGCGTCGATGGACGCCGGCGCCGACCGCATCTGCTACGCCGACACGGTCGGACACGCGACGCCCGACGACACGCTCGAACGGATCAAGCCGATGACCGAACTCGGCCCGACGAGCACCCACACCCACGACGACCTGGGGCTGGCGGTCACGAACGCCCTCGTGAGCGTCGCCGCGGGCGCGGACCTCGTCCACGGGACGATCAACGGCATCGGCGAGCGCGCGGGCAACGTCGCGCTCGAAGAGGTCGCCATCGCGCTCGATCACGGCTACGGCGTCGAGCCGATGGACCTCACCGAGGTCTACGACCTCGCCCAGCTCATCGCCCGGACGACGGGCGTGCCGCTGGCCCCGAACAAGGCCGTCATCGGCGAGAACGCTTTCACCCACGAGTCGGGGATCCACACCGACGGCACCCTGAAGGACGACACGATGTACGAGCCGTACCCGCCCGAGAAGGTGGGCCGCGAACGGCGCCTCGTCCTGGGGAAACACGCCGGCCACGCAGGCGTCGCGGCCGCGCTCGAAGAGCACGGCATCGACGCCGACGACGACGAGATCGACCAGGTCGTCCAGCGGGTCAAGGCCATCGGCGACCGCGGCAAGCGCGTCACCGACGCCGACCTCCTGACCATCGCCGAGGAGGTCGTCGGCCAGGACCGCGAGCGCCGCGTGAAACTGCTGGAGATGACCGCCGCGAGCGGGTCTGGCACCCCGACCGCCAGCGTCCGCGTCGAGGTCGACGGCGAGGAACGCGTCGCCTCGGGCCACGGCGACGGCCCCGTCGACGCCGCCGTCTCCGCCGTCCAGGCGGCGCTGGGCCACGCCGCCGACGCGTCGCTCGACTCCTACCACGTCGACGCCATCACCGGCGGCACCGACGCCGTCGTCACCGTCGAGGTGGAGATGTCCCGCGGCGACGACTCGGTCACCGTGGCCGTCTCCGACGCCGACATCACGCGGGCCTCCGTCGAGGCGATGGTCGAGGCCATCGACCGCCTGATCGCCAACGAACCCGATCAGCCGCTCGCGGACGACTAG